Proteins found in one Apostichopus japonicus isolate 1M-3 chromosome 16, ASM3797524v1, whole genome shotgun sequence genomic segment:
- the LOC139983017 gene encoding uncharacterized protein — translation MEKELYKHVHDLTSVSNADFAEHLLQDHTKRFQMHLFRKDAESQTEAFSAAVTTERSVDTQKGEDTPDPVTSTPLKKPSANVLSNVTSRIRYGAAWEKNLRLYEYTLPHLHDPEQKRSYIWQGQALFPDFC, via the exons atggagaaagaactctacaaacatgtccacgatttgacttctgttagcaacgcagatttcgcagaacatttgcttcaggatcacacaaaaag gtttcaaatgcatcttttccggaaagatgctgaaagtcaaacagaggcattctcagcagctgtcaccacagaaagatcagttgacactcagaaaggagaag atactcctgatccagttacttcaacacctctcaagaagccatctgccaatgttctgtccaatgttaccagtaggattagatatggagcagcatgggagaaaaacctcagactatacgaatacacattgccacatttacatgatcctgaacaaaagagatcatacatatggcaggggcaagcacttttcccagacttttgttga